GATGGATGACAGAGTCACCGCGCACATAGTTGGCGATCAGGAAACCATGGCCCCTCACCTGGGCACGTCCCCTGTCCTGGTTCCGGACGGGAACCCTTCCAACGCCGCCGCGCACAGCATCCGGTAGTGTGCGACGCCTTCCGCAGCTCCGCCGTCGAACGCTATCCGGCCCGATTCGACAACCAGGACACGGTCCATATCCAGGGCCAGGTCCAAATCGTGGGTGGACATGATGACCTGCTGGTCCAGGCCGGCGATGGTTCGGCGGAGAAGCTCCCGGTTGCGCAGGTCCAGCAGGGTCGATGGTTCGTCAAGGACCAGAACCTTGGGGCCAACGGCCAGGACGGCGGCCAACGCGAGCAGCTGCCGTTCCCCACCGGAAAGTTCGTAGATGCTCTGGTCGGCCAGGCCCAGAAGGCCGAAACGGGCAAGGACTGTTTCGGCCCGGGCGGCGCGCTCTTTGGAGTTCTTGACCGAACGGCGGAGTGAAAGTTCAACGTCTTCACGGCCCGTCGGCATGACCAGCTGGGACAGGGGATCGGTGAACACGAAGCCCACGTTGCCCCGAACCCGGCGAACATTCGCCACAGTGTCATCGCCGTGGACCATTACCGTGCCTTCGCTGGGTGTAACCAGGCCATTCAGGAGGCGCAGCAGGGTGGATTTTCCGGAACCATTGGCGCCAATGACGCCAATGCGGCGCTCCGGCAACTCCAGCGAAACCTCGTGCAGGAGGGTCTTGGCAGTGTCGCTGCCGTCGACCGCCA
This Paenarthrobacter sp. GOM3 DNA region includes the following protein-coding sequences:
- a CDS encoding energy-coupling factor ABC transporter ATP-binding protein; this encodes MNSIHFDAVAVRVAVDGSDTAKTLLHEVSLELPERRIGVIGANGSGKSTLLRLLNGLVTPSEGTVMVHGDDTVANVRRVRGNVGFVFTDPLSQLVMPTGREDVELSLRRSVKNSKERAARAETVLARFGLLGLADQSIYELSGGERQLLALAAVLAVGPKVLVLDEPSTLLDLRNRELLRRTIAGLDQQVIMSTHDLDLALDMDRVLVVESGRIAFDGGAAEGVAHYRMLCAAALEGFPSGTRTGDVPR